From a single Solanum dulcamara chromosome 4, daSolDulc1.2, whole genome shotgun sequence genomic region:
- the LOC129885972 gene encoding NADH dehydrogenase [ubiquinone] 1 beta subcomplex subunit 3-B-like, which yields MGKPLGTTGEFFRRRDEWRKHPMLTNQFRHAFPGLGIAVVAFSIYCVGEFAYNKMSTPSHSTSSAAASHSH from the coding sequence ATGGGGAAGCCATTGGGAACGACCGGAGAGTTTTTCAGGAGAAGGGACGAGTGGAGGAAGCATCCTATGCTGACCAATCAATTCCGCCATGCTTTCCCTGGCCTTGGCATCGCTGTCGTAGCCTTCAGCATCTACTGTGTTGGCGAATTTGCTTACAATAAGATGTCTACCCCTTCTCACTCCACCTCTTCAGCCGCTGCTTCTCACTCTCACTGA
- the LOC129885975 gene encoding 2-C-methyl-D-erythritol 4-phosphate cytidylyltransferase, chloroplastic, with translation MSTLQLGITLSSSSPMFLATNSHLPKNAFPSLSLFPTNFVKNPCRRTYSHGDPRMGLFKITCSATSENLDKVSDVVVQDKSVSVILLAGGKGKRMGASMPKQYLPLLGQPIALYSFYTFSKMPQVKEIIVVCDPSYQDIFEDVKEHIQVDLKFALPGKERQDSVYSGLQEVDSNSKLACIHDSARPLVQTEDVEKVLKDGWLVGAAVLGVPAKATIKEANSESFVVKTLDRKTLWEMQTPQIIKPELLKKGFELVNREGLEVTDDVSIVEHLKHPVYITEGSYTNIKVTTPDDLLLAERILHIEES, from the exons ATGTCTACTCTTCAATTGGGTATCAccctttcttcttcctctccaatgTTCTTGGCAACTAATTCTCATTTACCCAAAAATGCCTTCCCCTCACTCTCACTTTTTCCCACAAACTTTGTAAAGAATCCTTGCAGAAGAACCTATAGTCATGGTGACCCAAGAATGGGTCTTTTCAAGATTACTTGCTCTGCCACCTCAGAAAATCTTGACAAG GTGTCAGATGTAGTGGTGCAGGACAAAAGTGTTTCTGTGATTCTTCTTGCTGGAGGGAAGGGGAAAAGAATGGGT GCAAGCATGCCAAAGCAGTATCTTCCACTTCTAGGCCAGCCAATTGCACTGTACAG TTTCTACACTTTCTCCAAGATGCCTCAGGTGAAGGAAATAATTGTGGTATGCGATCCTTCTTATCAAGACATTTTTGAAG ATGTCAAAGAGCATATCCAAGTCGACTTAAAATTTGCATTGCCTGGAAAGGAAAGACAAGATTCTGTATACAGCGGACTTCAG GAAGTTGATTCAAACTCCAAACTTGCATGCATCCATGACTCTGCAAGACCTCTTGTACAAACTGAAGATGTAGAAAAG GTCCTAAAGGATGGTTGGCTGGTTGGAGCAGCAGTTCTTGGCGTTCCTGCCAAAGCAACAATCAAAGAG GCAAACAGTGAATCTTTCGTTGTGAAAACTCTCGACAGGAAAACACTTTGGGAAATGCAGACACCTCAG ATAATCAAGCCTGAGTTGCTTAAGAAGGGTTTTGAGCTTGTCAACAG GGAAGGACTTGAAGTAACAGATGATGTATCAATAGTGGAGCACCTTAAACATCCTGTATATATAACTGAAGGCTCTTACACTAACATAAAG GTGACTACGCCCGATGATTTGCTACTTGCAGAAAGAATACTGCACATTGAAGAATCTTAG
- the LOC129885973 gene encoding protein STICHEL, with translation MSSEMRSRGGGGSNSGVVGNGFDPSNLHLKKELTQIKKAAKVLRDPGTSSSWRSPLNSARSVAAAEARKHHYFHHHKGSNPTKHQISGSLDAKGTIFEQVDRNGATGNNGKEKKVFLYNWRSQKSESERSRKLGDEEDIGNGNDNGSSSTPEESVEDSLSDARHGGNDSKSDTYVSDRYASMILKCKDTNFMPSIRRNMKKKSNRSNYSSAILRHHGEKLQPQIVPSRISRRASEGLGTGRDDSTSLVDQSDDTEDYCNSEDIRRISAASPLLAKLRNRNRAYWSSKLRNSGREDSSYTYSTPALSTSSFNRYAIRNPSTVGSWDATTASLNDGDDEVDDQLDLPGRQGCGIPCWSRRSTPKYRGGCGSCYSPSFSDTLRRKGSSILCGSQTMNRRRQRGSSLGYTKRRHSSRIGAQGLIPLLTNGDGQGLSSIGTGHSDDELSTNFGELDLEALSRLDGKRWSTSCRSQDGLELVALKGEDGEEGSPENIRSLSQKYRPMFFEELIGQNIVVQSLVNAISRGRIAPVYLFQGPRGTGKTSTARIFTAALNCLATEETKPCGVCRECADFMSGKCKNLREVDGTNKKGIDKVKYLLKNLAASQQSSSGFKVFVVDECHLLPSKTWLAFLKFLEEPPPRVVFIFITTDLDNVPRAVLSRCQKYLFNKIRDGDIVLRLKKISSDEDLDVESEALDLIALNADGSLRDAETMLDQLSLLGKRITTSLVNDLIGVVSDEKLLELLELAMSSDTAETVKRARELLDSGVDPIVLMSQLATLIMDIIAGTHPIVDAKQTDSSGKSLNETELDRLKHALKLLSEAEKQLRVSSERSTWFTATLLQLGSATSLDRTHSGSSHRLSSKTTEEDPSSTSREAISLRQRTDAHHAPCKSGSPSSFAKANRRNSASRELTLSSMNGEALGGPHNDTKDSKTASRCPNTNVLDDIWIRCIDKCHSNTLRQLLHTCGTLLSISEVEGGFVAHIAFRDSKVKLRAERFLSSITNSFETILRSNVEVRLVLLLDGETSGDSEKPITLINSGGLKQMGSQNMVKRETVVSSNQDPLQVSRGSFNDSESRMVEPFESASGNAGTSSSKERISEIPVQRIESIIREQRLETAWLQAMEKGTPGSMSRLKPERNQVLPQDGLYHNNQLESVNSRELSSQHWHDDLNEEIRSLKMIDGKAAQKDQTSKKGDSYPISPSLLHNGIYASNFSKESMGYESGSGAGGCFCWNNTRPQRRGKVKQGTPVRPPKGGRFLWFGECAKSRRTESRLRR, from the exons ATGTCATCGGAAATGCGCAgtcgtggtggtggtggtagcaATAGTGGGGTTGTTGGGAATGGCTTTGATCCAAGTAATCTTCATTTGAAAAAAGAATTGACCCAAATCAAGAAAGCTGCTAAAGTGTTGAGAGATCCAGGGACCAGTTCCTCTTGGCGTTCTCCACTTAACTCTGCTAGATCTGTAGCTGCAGCAGAAGCGCGAAAAcaccattattttcatcatcACAAGGGGAGTAATCCTACTAAGCACCAAATCAGTGGCTCCCTTGATGCTAAAGGAACTATCTTTGAGCAAGTTGATAGAAATGGTGCCACTGGCAACAATGGGAAAGAGAAAAAAGTGTTTCTTTATAATTGGAGGTCACAAAAGTCTGAGAGTGAAAGAAGTAGAAAACTAGGTGATGAGGAAGATATTGGAAATGGCAATGATAATGGGTCTTCATCAACTCCAGAGGAGAGTGTGGAAGATAGTTTGAGCGATGCGCGGCATGGTGGAAATGATTCCAAGAGTGATACTTATGTAAGCGATAGGTATGCTTCAATGATTTTAAAGTGTAAAGATACTAACTTTATGCCATCTATTAGACggaatatgaagaaaaaatcaaatagAAGTAATTATTCTAGTGCCATTTTAAGACATCATGGTGAAAAGTTGCAGCCGCAAATTGTTCCCAGTAGGATTTCTAGAAGAGCGTCCGAGGGTTTAGGTACAGGGAGGGATGATTCCACGAGTTTGGTTGATCAATCTGATGATACTGAGGATTATTGTAATTCTGAGGATATAAGGAGGATTTCTGCAGCTTCACCATTGCTTGCTAAGCTTAGGAATAGGAATCGAGCTTATTGGTCATCTAAGTTGAGGAATAGTGGGAGGGAGGATTCGTCTTATACATATAGCACCCCTGCATTGTCTACAAGTTCTTTCAACCGATATGCTATTAGAAATCCAAGTACCGTTGGGTCATGGGATGCCACAACGGCTTCTCTCAATGATGGGGATGATGAGGTGGATGATCAGCTTGATTTGCCTGGTCGACAGGGATGTGGGATTCCTTGTTGGTCCAGGAGGTCAACACCAAAATATAGGGGTGGGTGTGGGAGCTGTTATTCACCATCCTTTTCTGATACTTTGAGGAGGAAGGGAAGCAGCATTCTGTGTGGCAGTCAAACTATGAATCGAAGAAGACAGCGCGGGTCCTCTCTAGGTTACACCAAGAGGAGACACAGTTCGAGGATTGGTGCTCAAGGCCTCATTCCACTGCTAACTAATGGTGATGGACAAGGACTCTCTTCAATAGGAACTGGACACAGTGATGATGAGCTCTCCACAAACTTTGGGGAACTTGATCTGGAGGCATTGAGTAGGCTGGACGGGAAGAGGTGGTCTACTAGCTGCAGAAGTCAAGATGGACTAGAGCTGGTGGCACTGAAGGGAGAAGATGGAGAGGAGGGCTCCCCGGAAAATATCAGAAGTCTGAGCCAGAAGTACAGGCCAATGTTTTTCGAGGAATTAATAGGGCAGAACATTGTTGTTCAGTCCTTAGTCAATGCAATCTCCAGGGGACGGATTGCCCCTGTTTATCTTTTCCAGGGCCCACGAGGGACTGGAAAGACATCAACAGCAAGAATTTTCACTGCTGCTTTAAATTGCCTTGCCACAGAAGAAACTAAACCCTGTGGTGTCTGCAGAGAATGTGCAGATTTCATGTCGGGGAAATGTAAGAATCTTAGAGAGGTTGATGGGACGAACAAAAAAGGAATTGATAAAGTTAAGTATCTTCTGAAGAATCTGGCAGCGAGTCAGCAATCATCTTCAGGATTCaaggtttttgttgttgatgaATGTCACTTGCTGCCTTCAAAGACATGGCTAGCATTTCTGAAGTTCCTTGAAGAACCACCACCACGGGTTGTCTTCATATTTATAACTACCGATCTTGATAATGTGCCTCGTGCTGTATTGTCTCGGTGTCAGAAGTATCTCTTCAATAAAATTAGGGATGGTGATATTGTTCTCAGATTAAAGAAGATTTCTTCTGATGAGGATTTGGATGTGGAGTCAGAAGCATTAGATTTGATTGCTTTAAATGCAGATGGATCACTTCGAGATGCAGAAACTATGTTAGACCAGCTCAGTTTGTTGGGGAAACGAATCACTACTTCTTTGGTAAATGATCTG ATTGGTGTGGTTTCAGATGAGAAGCTACTGGAACTTTTGGAGCTAGCCATGTCATCAGATACTGCAGAAACAGTAAAAAGAGCCCGGGAATTGTTGGATTCAGGTGTTGATCCAATAGTTTTGATGTCTCAATTGGCTACTCTCATCATGGATATAATTGCGGGAACTCATCCAATTGTTGATGCCAAGCAAACTGATTCCTCTGGTAAAAGTT TGAACGAGACAGAACTGGATAGATTAAAGCATGCACTAAAACTTCTTTCTGAGGCAGAGAAACAACTTAGGGTTTCTAGTGAACGTTCGACTTGGTTTACAGCAACCCTGCTACAGTTGGGTTCTGCTACTTCACTAGATCGAACTCATTCAGGAAGTAGTCACAGACTGAGCTCTAAGACAACAGAGGAAGACCCTTCTAGTACATCTCGAGAAGCTATATCCCTGAGGCAGAGAACTGATGCTCACCATGCACCATGTAAGTCAGGTTCTCCCTCATCTTTTGCAAAAGCCAACCGTCGAAACTCAGCAAGTAGAGAATTGACACTCTCATCAATGAATGGGGAGGCATTGGGTGGTCCACATAATGACACTAAAGACAGCAAGACAGCATCTAGGTGCCCCAACACAAACGTGTTGGATGATATCTGGATCAGATGCATTGATAAATGCCACTCCAACACTTTGAGGCAACTGCTTCATACTTGTGGAACACTTCTGTCGATCTCTGAAGTTGAAG GTGGTTTTGTTGCTCATATTGCCTTTCGTGATAGCAAGGTTAAATTGAGAGCAGAGAGGTTTCTTAGCAGTATCACAAATTCATTTGAAACTATTTTGCGCAGCAATGTAGAGGTTAGACTTGTTCTGCTACTGGATGGGGAGACATCTGGTGACAGTGAAAAGCCAATTACATTGATCAATTCTGGAGGTTTAAAACAGATGGGTTCACAAAATATGGTGAAGAGGGAAACAGTAGTTTCCTCGAATCAGGATCCACTACAGGTATCAAGAGGAAGCTTTAATGATTCTGAAAGCAGGATGGTTGAACCTTTTGAGTCAGCAAGTGGAAATGCTGGAACAAGTAGTTCTAAAGAGAGAATCTCAGAAATTCCAGTGCAGAGAATAGAATCCATCATACGTGAGCAGAGGTTAGAAACAGCATGGTTACAAGCAATGGAGAAAGGCACACCTGGATCAATGAGTCGCCTAAAGCCTGAGAGGAACCAAGTCCTGCCACAAGATGGTCTTTATCACAACAACCAACTAGAATCAGTGAATTCGAGGGAACTATCCTCCCAGCATTGGcatgatgatctaaatgaggaaATTAGAAGTCTGAAGATGATTGATGGGAAGGCAGCTCAGAAGGATCAGACCAGTAAGAAGGGTGATAGTTATCCCATTTCACCAAGTTTGTTGCATAATGGCATATATGCCAGCAATTTCAGCAAAGAGAGCAT GGGTTATGAATCAGGGTCTGGAGCTGGAGGTTGTTTCTGTTGGAACAACACCAGACCCCAAAGAAGAGGCAAG GTTAAACAAGGGACCCCTGTGCGACCACCTAAAGGTGGGCGATTCTTATGGTTTGGGGAGTGTGCAAAATCAAGGAGAACAGAGAGTAGATTGAGAAGATAG
- the LOC129885974 gene encoding histidine--tRNA ligase, cytoplasmic, which produces MAEERRVVTVGGKGSLLSSSSVFEIANGLSRLSIDSSALSKVSSSSNSKTSKTNTPTQSATFSILSNLAPEEARASLVVLLNKLSLSSSTSAAVNQLSDIILKDVSLSSNLQISFDNTIDGVSPGDFSVAAIAGISAILDHRSSALSVITDAVAALSCEALGADISAFNLNDSGDGSSAKDVVSVASDLKILLNGSKFVNRESDEPSVSGVPVVHGKFREICRLLHSSTRVQLNSAIVSNSGSSGTSSSMCTTVFSLAVAIKDLGNISYNRAKHIVDSRIADEDEFPAMLLKECPRPDQLKALFASLVSAHSEEDYVKFSHDVSSLLVMVEQIISWEALAAFFSIEGKDFITQGDTSVGEDSAKTAGKKGGKKKKILGKGTTALVQFLKDRLLSMPIQTEASQNVMVLENFVRNFLALLDPKDLGFDTLLKKVKDIVESNESRRLPKLPKGTRDFAKEQMAIRERAFSIITEVFKRHGAAALDTPAFEMRETLMGKYGEDSKLIYDLADQGGELCSLRYDLTVPFARYVAMNGLTSFKRYQIAKVYRRDNPSKGRYREFYQCDFDIAGQFEKMMPDFEVIKILTELLDELDIGEYEVKLNHRKLLDGMLAICGVPQEKFRTICSSIDKLDKQSFEQIKKEMVDEKGLSNEISDRIGSFVKWRGPPVELLSKLKQEHSFLENNECSLALDELEIMFKALEKSKCIDRVVFDLSLARGLDYYTGVIFEAVFKGAAQVGSIAAGGRYDNLIGMFGTRQVPSVGISLGIERVFAIMEQLQKDKNQEIRATETQVLVSILGDDSALAAELVGELWNAKVKAEFMIHKKVMKHIDRARDSRIPWMVLVGERELSEGVVKLKDVVAAIDYEVPRGKLVDDLCRRLGM; this is translated from the exons ATGGCGGAAGAGAGACGCGTGGTTACAGTGGGCGGAAAAGGCTCATTACTGTCATCTTCCTCTGTATTTGAAATTGCCAATGGACTCAGTCGTCTGAGCATAGACTCTTCAGCACTCTCCAAAGTATCGTCGTCCTCCAATTCTAAAACCAGCAAGACTAATACGCCTACACAATCTGCCACATTTTCAATCCTAAGTAATTTAGCACCCGAGGAGGCTAGAGCTTCTCTCGTGGTCCTCCTAAACAAGCTTTCGCTTTCTTCTTCCACTTCCGCAGCTGTCAATCAGCTCTCTGATATTATCCTCAAGGATGTGTCATTGTCCTCTAATTTACAAATTTCGTTTGATAACACTATTGATGGCGTTTCCCCAGGTGATTTTTCTGTGGCAGCAATAGCTGGAATCTCCGCTATCTTGGATCATCGAAGTTCAGCTTTGTCTGTTATTACTGATGCTGTTGCCGCCTTGTCCTGCGAGGCCTTGGGGGCCGATATTTCAGCTTTCAACTTGAATGATTCCGGTGATGGTTCATCTGCCAAGGACGTTGTTTCCGTGGCTtctgacttgaagatcttgctTAACGGTTCGAAATTTGTTAACCGTGAGAGCGATGAACCTTCAGTTTCTGGTGTTCCCGTGGTGCACGGCAAGTTTAGGGAGATTTGCCGGCTCCTGCACTCCAGCACTCGTGTCCAATTGAACTCTGCAATTGTATCCAATTCTGGATCTTCTGGTACATCCAGCTCCATGTGCACCACGGTGTTTTCTTTGGCTGTGGCCATCAAGGATTTGGGTAACATCAGTTATAACCGAGCAAAGCACATTGTGGATTCTCGCATTGCTGATGAAGATGAATTTCCTGCAATGCTGCTAAAAGAATGTCCTCGCCCTGATCAGCTAAAAGCTCTTTTTGCATCTTTGGTGTCAGCTCACTCGGAGGAGGACTATGTTAAGTTCTCACATGATGTCAGCTCTTTACTGGTGATGGTAGAACAAATAATTTCCTGGGAAGCCCTGGCTGCTTTCTTTTCCATCGAAGGAAAGGACTTCATTACTCAAGGTGATACGAGTGTAGGCGAGGACAGTGCAAAGACAGCAGGTAAAAAaggaggaaagaaaaagaagattcTAGGTAAAGGTACCACGGCTCTGGTGCAGTTTTTGAAGGATAGGCTGCTGAGCATGCCAATTCAGACTGAAGCGTCCCAGAATGTCATGGTTTTGGAGAATTTCGTTCGCAATTTCTTGGCACTACTGGACCCAAAGGACTTGGGATTTGACACTTTACTGAAAAAGGTGAAAGATATCGTGGAAAGCAATGAAAGCCGCCGGTTGCCTAAACTACCAAAG GGAACACGTGATTTTGCAAAGGAACAGATGGCTATAAGAGAGAGAGCTTTCTCAATTATCACTGAAGTTTTTAAAAGGCATGGTGCTGCTGCTTTGGACACTCCTGCTTTTGAAATGCGAGAGACTCTGATGGGGAAATATGGAGAAGACTCAAAATTGATATATGACCTTGCGGATCAG GGGGGAGAACTTTGTTCTCTTCGTTATGACCTGACAGTTCCGTTTGCTAGATACGTAGCAATGAATGGTCTGACATCCTTCAAGCGTTATCAGATAGCTAAGGTGTACAGAAGAGATAATCCGTCTAAGGGTAGATATCGTGAATTTTACCAATGTGATTTTGATATAGCTGGTCAGTTTGAGAAGATGATGCCTGATTTTGAGGTCATAAAGATTTTGACCGAGTTGTTAGATGAGCTTGATATTGGAGAGTATGAG GTAAAGCTTAATCACAGAAAGCTGCTTGATGGTATGTTGGCTATATGCGGGGTGCCACAAGAGAAGTTCAGAACCATTTGTTCAAGCATTGACAAGCTAGATAAACAATCCTTTGAGCAGATAAAAAAAGAAATG GTGGATGAGAAAGGCTTAAGCAATGAGATATCAGACAGAATTGGTTCATTTGTCAAATGGAGGGGACCTCCTGTGGAATTATTATCTAAGCTCAAGCAGGAACACAGTTTTTTGGAGAATAATGAATGTTCACTTGCTTTGGATGAATTAGAGATTATGTTTAAAGCTCTTGAGAAGTCAAAGTGTATTGACAGAGTGGTTTTTGACTTGAGCCTTGCAAGAGGCCTTGATTACTACACAGGAGTCATATTTGAAGCTGTCTTTAAAGGAGCTGCTCAG GTTGGTTCGATTGCTGCTGGTGGACGTTATGACAATCTGATAGGGATGTTTGGCACACGCCAAGTTCCCTCTGTTGGGATCAGTCTGGGAATAGAGAGAGTATTTGCAATCATGGAACAGCTTCAGAAAGACAAGAATCAG GAAATCCGAGCCACTGAAACTCAAGTTCTCGTTAGCATTCTTGGTGATGACAGTGCTTTAGCTGCTGAACTGGTTGGTGAATTGTGGAATGCTAAAGTGAAAGCAGAATTCATGATCCATAAAAAAGTAATGAAGCACATTGATCGGGCCAGAGATTCGAGGATCCCTTGGATGGTACTTGTTGGTGAACGCGAACTTAGTGAAGGAGTTGTAAAATTGAAGGATGTTGTTGCAGCTATTGACTATGAGGTCCCCAGAGGTAAGCTTGTGGACGATCTATGCAGACGATTAGGCATGTAA
- the LOC129885976 gene encoding pentatricopeptide repeat-containing protein At1g14470 → MSHLQTAALKSTKLNHLKQLHAQLFQHSLYSDNYWVAQLINLCTRHHAPPTYVSRVFDSVHQPNVFVFTNILKFYSQLGAHSDVLYLFDKMQKCNVAPDAFVYPILVKASGKWGIVFHAHCIKMGHDWDRFVRNAIIDMYGKFGPLEIARELFDEIPERAVADWNAMISGYWNWGNEVEARSLFDLMSEKNVVTWTAMVTGYSRRNDLENARKYFDQMPERSVVSWNAMLSGYAQNGCAEEVIRLFNEMMSCGVCPDETTWVTVISLCSSYGDASLAEGLVKIINKKSVRLNCFAKTALLDMYAKCGNLAMARKIFDELGTFKNLVTWNAMISAYARVGDLASARGLFDKVPEKNVISWNSIIAGYAQNGQSKMAIDLFKDMIAKDVLPDEVTMVSVISACGHLGALEFGNWAVNFMQKHQIKLSISCYNALIFMYSKCGNMKDAERVFQSMEARDVISYNTLITGFAAYGNAIEAVELLWKMKKENIEPDRITYIGVLTACSHGGLLEEGRRIFDSIKDPDSDHYACMVDLLGRNGKLDEAKCLIGSMAMHPHAGVYGSLLHASRVHKRIDLGEFAASKLFEIEPENSGNYVLLSNIYAKARRWEDVDRVRGLMTIGGVRKTTGWSWIEHEGEMHKFIVGDRSHERSADIHRVLSETEKKIRLAGYMADKSCVLKDVEEEEMEEMVGTHSEKLAVAFALLVTEPHSVIRVVKNLRICRDCHTAIKIISKMEGREIIVRDNNRFHCFSEGQCSCEDYW, encoded by the coding sequence ATGTCACACTTGCAAACGGCTGCATTGAAATCCACCAAACTAAACCACTTGAAACAGCTTCATGCACAGCTCTTTCAACACTCTCTCTACTCCGACAACTATTGGGTGGCGCAGCTCATCAATCTCTGCACGCGCCATCACGCTCCTCCCACTTATGTTAGCCGAGTTTTCGATTCAGTCCACCAACCCAATGTCTTCGTTTTCACTAATATTCTCAAGTTCTACTCTCAATTGGGTGCCCATAGTGATGTTCTCTACCTGTTTGACAAGATGCAGAAATGCAATGTAGCCCCTGATGCCTTTGTATATCCGATTCTCGTCAAAGCATCTGGAAAATGGGGCATTGTGTTCCATGCTCATTGTATCAAAATGGGTCATGATTGGGATAGGTTCGTTCGAAATGCGATTATTGACATGTATGGAAAGTTTGGGCCTTTGGAGATTGCGCGGGAACTGTTTGATGAAATTCCTGAGAGAGCTGTTGCAGATTGGAATGCTATGATTTCAGGATATTGGAATTGGGGGAATGAAGTTGAAGCGAGGAGTTTGTTTGATTTGATGTCCGAGAAGAATGTGGTTACTTGGACTGCAATGGTTACTGGTTATTCACGAAGGAACGATTTGGAGAATGCTAGAAAGTATTTTGATCAAATGCCGGAGAGAAGTGTTGTGTCTTGGAATGCAATGTTGTCGGGGTATGCTCAAAATGGGTGTGCTGAAGAGGTAATCAGGTTGTTTAATGAGATGATGAGTTGTGGGGTTTGTCCTGATGAAACTACATGGGTTACTGTCATTTCTTTGTGTTCTTCGTATGGTGATGCTAGCCTTGCCGAGGGGCTTGTAAAGATAATAAATAAGAAGAGTGTTCGCTTAAATTGTTTTGCAAAAACTGCGCTACTTGACATGTATGCTAAGTGTGGGAACCTTGCTATGGCTAGGAAGATCTTTGATGAATTAGGTACGTTCAAGAACTTAGTTACATGGAATGCTATGATTTCGGCGTATGCAAGAGTTGGTGATTTGGCTTCTGCAAGAGGGCTCTTTGATAAGGTGCCTGAGAAGAATGTCATCTCTTGGAATTCAATTATAGCTGGTTATGCTCAAAATGGACAATCAAAAATGGCTATTGACCTTTTCAAAGATATGATAGCAAAAGATGTGCTGCCAGATGAAGTCACCATGGTTAGTGTGATCTCGGCCTGTGGCCACCTTGGGGCTTTGGAATTTGGCAATTGGGCAGTGAATTTCATGCAAAAGCATCAAATCAAACTGAGCATTTCATGTTATAATGCTCTAATTTTCATGTATTCCAAGTGCGGTAATATGAAGGATGCTGAGAGAGTTTTCCAGTCAATGGAAGCCAGAGATGTGATTTCTTATAACACATTGATTACAGGTTTTGCAGCTTATGGCAATGCCATAGAAGCTGTTGAATTGTTGTGGAAgatgaagaaagaaaatattgaaCCAGATCGAATAACCTATATTGGGGTACTAACAGCATGTAGTCATGGTGGACTGCTAGAAGAAGGTCGAAGGATATTTGATTCAATCAAAGATCCAGACTCCGATCACTATGCATGCATGGTTGATTTGTTAGGTAGAAATGGTAAACTAGACGAAGCAAAATGTTTGATTGGAAGTATGGCAATGCATCCACATGCAGGCGTATATGGTTCTCTCTTACATGCTAGTCGAGTTCACAAAAGGATAGACCTTGGAGAGTTTGCTGCTAGTAAGCTCTTTGAAATAGAACCAGAAAATTCAGGTAATTATGTTTTGCTTTCAAACATATATGCCAAAGCAAGAAGATGGGAAGATGTAGACAGGGTGAGAGGGTTGATGACAATCGGAGGAGTAAGGAAGACGACTGGATGGAGTTGGATTGAACACGAGGGGGAGATGCACAAGTTTATAGTGGGTGACAGGTCACATGAGCGATCAGCAGATATTCATAGAGTGCTCTCTGAAACAGAAAAGAAGATTAGGCTAGCTGGATATATGGCTGATAAGAGCTGTGTTTTAAAAGAcgttgaagaagaagagatggaAGAGATGGTAGGGACCCACAGCGAGAAGTTGGCTGTGGCTTTTGCTCTTCTTGTTACTGAACCACACTCGGTCATCAGGGTGGTGAAGAATCTTAGGATATGTCGGGATTGCCACACAGCAATCAAAATCATTTCAAAGATGGAGGGGAGGGAGATCATTGTAAGGGATAATAATCGGTTCCACTGCTTCAGTGAAGGGCAGTGTTCTTGTGAAGACTATTGGTAG
- the LOC129885977 gene encoding PHD finger protein Alfin1-like — MENTVPRTVEEVFNDFKGRRAGLIKALTTDVEKFYQQCDPEKENLCLYGLPNETWEVNLPVEEVPPELPEPALGINFARDGMQEKDWLSLVAVHSDSWLLSVAFYFGARFGFGKSERKRLFQMTNDLPTVFEVVTGAAKQARDAAHNNSSKSKSSGKPRQPEPQPKEVKVSPPKMEDESGEEEEEEEEEEQGATLCGACGDNYATDEFWICCDICERWFHGKCVKITPAKAEHIKQYKCPSCSSKRARV, encoded by the exons ATGGAAAATACGGTACCTAGGACTGTAGAAGAAGTATTCAACGATTTCAAAGGTCGTAGAGCTGGTTTAATCAAAGCACTTACTACAG ATGTCGAAAAGTTTTATCAGCAGTGTGATCCTG AAAAGGAGAACTTGTGTCTCTATGGGCTTCCtaatgaaacatgggaagtaaACCTTCCTGTAGAGGAGGTGCCACCAGAACTTCCGGAGCCAGCATTGGGCATAAACTTTGCACGTGATGGAATGCAAGAGAAAGATTGGTTATCACTTGTTGCTGTTCACAGTGATTCATGGCTTCTTTCTGTTGCATTCTACTTTGGTGCACGGTTTGGGTTCGGCAAGAGTGAAAG GAAGAGGCTTTTCCAAATGACGAATGATCTCCCAACAGTGTTTGAGGTCGTTACTGGAGCTGCTAAGCAGGCACGCGATGCCGCTCACAACAATAGCAGCAAAAGCAAATCAAGTGGAAAG CCTCGACAGCCAGAGCCCCAGCCCAAGGAAGTAAAGGTGTCTCCACCTAAAATGGAGGATGAAAGTggggaggaggaggaagaggaagaagaagaagaacaagggGCAACTCTCTGTGGAGCTTGTGGTGATAATTATGCCACTGATGAATTCTGGATTTGCTGTGATATTTGCGAGAGATGGTTCCATGGCAAATGTGTGAAGATTACCCCAGCAAAAGCTGAGCATATCAAGCAGTACAAGTGTCCTAGTTGCAGTAGCAAGAGAGCTAGAGTTTAA